The Medicago truncatula cultivar Jemalong A17 chromosome 4, MtrunA17r5.0-ANR, whole genome shotgun sequence genome includes a region encoding these proteins:
- the LOC25491210 gene encoding protein HEADING DATE REPRESSOR 1 — MVMDDALDGFSPVSTPKVFWKSRKRSASGRNLEVSSEDTAKTPPGNPEDTPPNVEMQDSTEVSELSERRKALFEPLEPIKNINGRRPSAESLLPPPDFESANYPKGWLIGKKRKLVNVDVVESMRRIAVQEMNRKDREIDGLNEQLEEDSRCLEHLQVQLVDERSKRSRLERENEMLQDQVNMLMNMLQDTEQMADDGQEVEDEGQDEP; from the exons ATGGTCATGGATGATGCTTTGGATGGTTTCTCTCCTGTTTCAACTCCTAAGGTTTTCTGGAAATCTAGAAAGAGATCAG CTAGCGGGAGGAATTTAGAGGTATCATCAGAAGATACAGCTAAAACACCACCCGGCAACCCGGAAGATACTCCTCCTAATGTGGAAATGCAGGACTCAACCGAAGTTTCTGAGCTTTCGGAGCGTCGAAAGGCCTTGTTTGAACCATTAGAACCTATAAAGAACATCAATGGTCGACGACCCTCTGCCGAGTCTTTGCTTCCTCCACCAGATTTTGAGTCTGCGAACTATCCAAAGGGATGGCTGATTGGAAAGAAACGAAAGCTTGTCAATGTCGATGTGGTCGAAAGCATGCGAAGGATTGCTGTCCAAGAAATGAACAGAAAG GATAGAGAAATAGATGGACTAAACGAGCAGCTGGAGGAGGATTCGCGGTGTCTAGAGCACTTGCAAGTGCAGCTTGTGGACGAAAGAAGCAAACGCTCTAGActtgagagagaaaatgaaatgcTTCAAGATCAAGTGAACATGCTTATGAACATGTTACAAGATACGGAGCAAATGGCAGATGATGGTCAAGAAGTGGAAGATGAAGGCCAAGATGAACCTTGA
- the LOC25491211 gene encoding uncharacterized protein: MVQLMRSDSDNNHFKKVKLESQQDDDHQLHSNKRPKFDFNSDSPKCDSGDDSGPISYNPLDEPSPLGLRLKKSPSLLDLIQMKLSQTYESKKKDQKGSASASAAAAAADSKLKASNFPATVLKIGTWEYKSRYEGDLVAKCYFAKHKLVWEVLDGCLKNKIEIPWSDIMALKANYPDDAPGTLEVILARRPLFFREINPQPRKHTLWQSTTDFTGGQASMHRRHFVQCPQGLLGRHFEKLIQCDPRLNFLSQQPDFVLDSPYFETGTAIHDHIELSDGLDRRSEGKAGIFGLHDVESGSGGQSSSSRSEQNLMGKAVENNFQEITSPSSVMNPHAIKGFRSRGPESDKFLSNLSQIKLPGLHPSMSMDDLVNHIEHCISEQMGPENSSFTNDRAVLEEFTQYLFNDSIFPPVSDEQSDEQNVMSRVNSLYCLLQKDPSAPEEKQVQNGNNVFDAAEDRKVDEGKSKMFDLGFQQDDDDDASGSQQQENGLSRKESAGDLLLNLPRIASLPHFLFPMSEDSGSHVR, translated from the exons atggttCAACTCATGAGATCTGATTCTGATAATAATCActtcaaaaaagtcaaattgGAATCTCAACAAGATGATGATCATCAACTTCATTCTAACAAGCGTCCCAAATTTGATTTCAACTCTGATTCTCCTAAg TGTGATTCAGGTGATGATTCGGGTCCGATTTCATACAACCCTTTGGATGAACCAAGTCCACTTGGTTTGCGTTTGAAGAAGAGTCCATCACTTTTGGATTTGATTCAGATGAAGCTTTCACAAACTTATGAATCCAAGAAGAAAGATCAGAAGGGTTCTGCTTCTGcttctgctgctgctgctgctgctgatAGCAAGCTCAAGGCTTCAAATTTTCCTGCTACTGTTTTGAAGATTGGTACTTGGGAG TATAAGTCTAGATATGAAGGAGATTTGGTGGCGAAATGTTACTTTGCGAAGCATAAGCTTGTATGGGAAGTTCTTGATGGCTGTCTCAAGAATAAGATTGAAATTCCATGGTCTGATATCATGGCTCTCAAGGCAAACTACCCTGATGATGCTCCAGGAACATTGGAAGTTATT CTGGCAAGGAGGCCCCTGTTTTTCAGGGAGATCAATCCACAACCAAGGAAGCATACCTTGTGGCAATCAACAACAGACTTTACTGGTGGACAAGCCAGCATGCATag gcGCCACTTTGTGCAATGCCCTCAAGGTCTGTTAGGGAGGCATTTTGAGAAGCTCATACAGTGTGATCCCCGTCTCAACTTTCTGAGCCAACAACCGGATTTTGTGTTGGATTCTCCATATTTTGAGACTGGAACTGCAATTCATGACCACATTGAATTGAGTGATGGTTTGGATAGAAGAAGTGAAGGGAAAGCTGGGATTTTTGGACTGCATGATGTGGAATCAGGATCTGGAGGTCAATCATCTTCCTCCAGAAGTGAACAAAATCTTATGGGTAAAGCTGTTGAAAACAATTTCCAAGAAATTACCTCACCTAGCTCAG TGATGAACCCCCATGCAATCAAAGGTTTCAGGAGCAGAGGACCTGAATCTGATAAGTTTCTCAGCAATTTGAGTCAGATTAAGCTGCCTGGTCTTCACCCTTCGATGTCGATGGATGATTTGGTTAACCACATCGAACACTGTATTTCAGAACAGATGGGACCTGAAAATTCCAGCTTCACTAATGACAGAGCTGTGTTGGAGGAATTCACACAATATCTTTTCAATGACTCTATTTTTCCACCTGTCTCTGATGAACAGTCTGATGAACAGAATGTCATGTCAAGGGTGAACTCCTTATACTGCCTTCTTCAGAAAGACCCTTCTGCACCTGAAGAAAAACAGGTTCAAAATGGTAACAATGTTTTCGATGCAGCTGAAGATAGAAAAGTTGATGAGGGCAAAAGTAAAATGTTTGATTTGGGATTTCAacaagatgatgatgatgatgcttcTGGTAGCCAGCAGCAAGAAAATGGTCTGTCCAGGAAAGAATCAGCTGGAGATTTGCTTCTGAATCTTCCAAGGATTGCTTCTCTGCCACATTTTCTGTTTCCTATGTCCGAGGATTCTGGTAGTCATGTTAGATAG